The following nucleotide sequence is from Labilithrix sp..
TTGAAGAGCCAGGACCGGCGCGGGACGCTCTTCGCCTCCCAGGCCTGGTGGTCCTCGGTGCCGACCGGCTGCCAGTCGTCCCAGCGCTCGCCCTCGACGAGCATGCGGTCGAGCAGCACCTTCCCGTCGTCGATGCTCCCGGTGTGGCCGTGGATGAAGATGACGGGCCGCTCCGCGCACGGGCTCTTGGGGCACGGGAGCGCGTCGGAGACGGGCGGCGGGGGCGGCTCGCTCGTGTCGACCGGCGAGACGGGCACGGGCTTCGGGCCGGCGTCGACCGCCTCGCGCGCGGGCGGCGAGGACGCCGGCGCGTCGTCGGAGCACGCGACGGCGCCGACGAGGATCGCGAGCACTGCCACCACGCCGCGCACCCAGGTGGGTTAGCACGCCTCACCTCACGTGGGTAGGCGCCCGGAATTACGGCTCATTTGCCGCAGCCGCGTCGGTGACCTTGTCGTTGGAGCTGACGGTGCCGGCGGAGGGCTTCGGCGCGGCCGCCGCCTCGGCGCGCTCGGCGACGGTCTTCTCCGTCGGCCGCTCGGAGGCGCTTCGGTCGCACGCGGCCACGAGCAAGAACGCCAAGGACGCGAGGCAGAGGGAACGAGCCATGAACGCGAAGCGTGCAACGTTCGTGCGAGCGGCGGTCGTTTCGCGGTATCTCTGGGGCATGCGTTGGGACATGCGCTCCGCACTCGTCGTCGCCGCGCTCGTCGTCGGGATCCCCGCCGTCGCGTACGCGGAGCCGACGCCGCAGGACATCTCGCAGGCCCGCGATCTCGGGCAGCAGGGGCAGGCCGCGTACGAAGCGGGGAACTTCGCGGAGTCGGAGCGGCTCTTCACCGCCGCCTCGAACCTGTACCCCGCCGCCCCGACGCTGACGCTCGGCGCGGCGCGCGCGCAGGTGAAGCAGGGCAAGCTCGTCCTCGCGCGCGAGAGCTACAACAAGATCATCCGCGAGCAGGGCAACAATCCGAGCGCGTCGCAGGCGTTCAAGGACGCCGTCGCCGCGGCGCAATCCGAGGTCAACGACGTGGCGGCGAAGATCGCGCGCGTCACGATCAAGATCGAGGGCGGCGCCGAGAACGCGCGCGTCACGATCGACGGCGAGACCGTTCCGCCGGCCGGCCTCGGCGTCGCGCGGCCCGTCGATCCGGGGAGCCACACCGTGAAGGCGGAGGCCCCCGGC
It contains:
- a CDS encoding tetratricopeptide repeat protein; protein product: MRSALVVAALVVGIPAVAYAEPTPQDISQARDLGQQGQAAYEAGNFAESERLFTAASNLYPAAPTLTLGAARAQVKQGKLVLARESYNKIIREQGNNPSASQAFKDAVAAAQSEVNDVAAKIARVTIKIEGGAENARVTIDGETVPPAGLGVARPVDPGSHTVKAEAPGYTPGETTFEVAEAGSAEATLSLTKVPDAPPPPPPAGGAVTAPPKRDRTLAIVALGVGGAGLVFGGVTGALAMSKHGDLDTQCPAGRCPPSASGDVDSFRTMATLSTVGFIVGAVGVAAGAVLWFTAPKKQTGFEWHPYVGGVAGRF